One segment of Anatilimnocola aggregata DNA contains the following:
- a CDS encoding CinA family protein has protein sequence MSIPQVARRVAKLLAEKQRKVAFAESCTGGLVSGALTAVPGISAWHCGGVVTYRNETKQALLKIPASLLTDPGPVSEIVARRMAAGVLAIIPEANISVSVTGHLGPQAPPELDGLVFIGVGQRRAKKTTVSVHELRLPAGTTRLARQKQVVAAALELLGAALTD, from the coding sequence ATGTCCATTCCCCAGGTTGCCCGGCGAGTCGCCAAATTGCTGGCCGAGAAGCAGCGAAAAGTGGCGTTCGCCGAGAGTTGCACTGGCGGTCTCGTCTCTGGGGCACTCACGGCCGTGCCGGGAATCTCCGCGTGGCATTGCGGGGGTGTGGTGACGTATCGCAACGAAACGAAGCAAGCCCTGCTGAAGATTCCCGCGTCCCTGCTCACTGATCCGGGACCTGTAAGCGAGATCGTGGCCCGCCGGATGGCCGCCGGGGTTCTGGCGATAATTCCCGAGGCGAATATATCCGTCTCCGTCACCGGACACTTAGGTCCGCAAGCCCCGCCGGAACTCGACGGGCTCGTCTTCATTGGTGTGGGTCAGAGACGTGCAAAGAAGACCACTGTCAGCGTGCATGAGCTTCGGCTGCCCGCCGGTACCACGCGTCTCGCGCGGCAAAAGCAGGTAGTTGCGGCAGCGCTCGAATTGCTTGGAGCGGCGCTAACGGATTAG
- a CDS encoding MBL fold metallo-hydrolase — protein sequence MLPRKPIFPNIIELNFQAGQIMGCNVYLVFDQKEWLLIDIGFEESTEEIVELIRNLDFPLSRCKMLIATHADVDHIQGMAKAKALLKAPVYAHPKAVKPLEEGDRLRTFAQIEPQNIDMAMPSVKIDHTIEDGDTITVGKLKLEVWLTPGHTDSQLSFRMGNILFSGDNIYRDGCVGAIDAHHGSDIPAFIKSLQRIRNSDVEWLLPSHGPVFRKDNKLIDATVKRLTGYLSMADWGTCATHWPLMEEYEAEVAAGKMPE from the coding sequence ATGTTGCCACGTAAGCCAATTTTTCCGAACATCATCGAACTGAACTTCCAGGCCGGCCAGATCATGGGCTGCAATGTCTATCTGGTCTTCGATCAAAAGGAGTGGCTGCTGATCGATATTGGCTTCGAAGAGTCGACGGAAGAAATCGTCGAGTTGATCCGCAACCTCGATTTTCCCCTCAGCCGCTGCAAGATGCTGATCGCCACGCACGCGGACGTCGACCACATTCAAGGAATGGCCAAGGCGAAGGCGCTGCTCAAGGCACCCGTTTATGCCCACCCCAAGGCGGTGAAGCCACTGGAAGAAGGAGATCGGCTTCGGACCTTCGCCCAGATCGAGCCCCAGAACATCGACATGGCGATGCCCAGTGTGAAAATCGATCATACCATCGAAGATGGCGACACAATCACGGTCGGCAAATTGAAACTCGAAGTTTGGTTGACCCCGGGTCATACCGACAGCCAACTCAGCTTTCGCATGGGGAACATCCTCTTCAGCGGCGATAACATCTATCGCGACGGCTGCGTCGGCGCGATCGACGCGCATCACGGCAGCGACATTCCCGCTTTCATCAAGTCGCTCCAACGCATCCGCAACAGCGACGTCGAATGGCTCCTCCCCAGCCACGGCCCCGTTTTTCGCAAGGACAACAAACTGATCGACGCCACCGTCAAGCGCCTGACCGGTTACCTGAGCATGGCCGACTGGGGCACCTGCGCCACGCACTGGCCGCTGATGGAAGAATACGAAGCCGAAGTCGCCGCTGGCAAAATGCCGGAGTAA
- a CDS encoding ADP-ribosylation factor-directed GTPase activating protein isoform b, whose product MQTNRPVIDESGAPKKLELTDAELKKQIDDALDYTYENRRLDLKDQAAWQMIHGALAFKRDFLVRDGDKDVSALTHVLNGGKMKGWNLVRGDLLNEETKQYGVRALLEEGTKAGQGHTDQWLGYLCDCGMPLDEAVMVEGEQQTLNDWILQAERDVHRNPAKEYSWTLMALSAYRKPGYTWMAADGSEWSIEKLAEIELGYSLDQSPCGGAHRMFGLVMARDRHVAAGGKLEGVWADVDQKIKDTIAKAKELQNPDGSLSSNYFQRQGMSADLAQAMGSAGHCMEFLAAAMTKEELQEPWVRRAVGSVCSVFRKTKAVDVECGALFHAAHGLRLYRFKVFGPRTFPATGEEVKTAAAN is encoded by the coding sequence GTGCAAACCAATCGACCGGTGATCGATGAGAGCGGGGCACCCAAGAAACTTGAGCTGACCGATGCCGAGCTCAAAAAGCAGATCGACGACGCGCTCGACTATACCTACGAGAATCGCCGGCTCGATCTGAAGGACCAGGCTGCCTGGCAGATGATTCACGGCGCGCTCGCCTTCAAGCGAGACTTTTTGGTGCGCGATGGCGACAAAGACGTCTCAGCCCTAACGCACGTGTTAAATGGCGGCAAGATGAAGGGTTGGAACCTCGTCCGAGGTGACCTGCTCAACGAAGAGACCAAGCAGTACGGCGTTCGCGCGCTGCTCGAAGAAGGAACCAAAGCTGGCCAAGGGCACACCGACCAATGGCTCGGCTATTTGTGCGATTGCGGCATGCCCCTCGATGAAGCCGTGATGGTCGAAGGAGAGCAGCAGACCCTCAACGATTGGATTCTGCAGGCCGAACGCGACGTCCATCGCAACCCAGCGAAGGAATACAGTTGGACGTTGATGGCATTGAGCGCTTATCGCAAACCTGGTTACACCTGGATGGCTGCCGACGGCTCGGAGTGGAGCATCGAGAAGCTGGCCGAAATCGAACTCGGCTACAGCTTGGATCAAAGCCCCTGCGGTGGTGCTCACCGCATGTTCGGCCTCGTCATGGCTCGCGATCGTCACGTGGCTGCTGGCGGCAAGCTCGAGGGAGTATGGGCCGACGTCGATCAGAAGATCAAAGACACGATTGCCAAGGCTAAGGAACTGCAGAATCCCGATGGTTCGCTGTCGTCGAACTACTTCCAACGCCAAGGCATGAGCGCCGACCTGGCTCAAGCGATGGGTTCGGCCGGTCACTGCATGGAATTTCTGGCAGCTGCTATGACCAAAGAAGAACTGCAAGAACCTTGGGTCCGCCGCGCTGTCGGCAGCGTCTGCTCCGTCTTCCGCAAGACGAAGGCAGTCGATGTTGAATGCGGCGCGCTGTTTCACGCCGCCCACGGTCTGCGTCTCTATCGCTTCAAGGTCTTTGGCCCTCGTACTTTCCCCGCCACCGGCGAAGAAGTGAAGACCGCTGCCGCGAACTAA
- a CDS encoding SGNH/GDSL hydrolase family protein: MRLWICGLLVVLADTGMTRAADDAPEKTLPKVVLIGDSIRLSYAPVVAKQLAGKANVVSPKPNGGDSSNVLKHIEEWAVREQPAIVHFNCGIHDTKKFKSTGKFQVSPEQYEANLRAIVAAIRKGTKAKVFFALTTPIVDDRAAKTRAERDYGLHNASTEQYNEIAQRVMKELDVPVNDLRAALGTPAEQAAKIVDDGVHLNKQGVEKLGAAVATFVAQHLPAAK, encoded by the coding sequence ATGCGACTTTGGATTTGCGGCTTGCTCGTCGTGCTGGCCGATACTGGAATGACTCGCGCGGCCGATGATGCACCTGAAAAAACTCTGCCCAAAGTGGTGCTCATTGGCGACTCGATTCGCCTGAGCTACGCGCCGGTCGTTGCGAAGCAGTTGGCCGGTAAAGCGAACGTCGTTAGTCCGAAGCCGAATGGGGGCGATAGCTCGAATGTGCTGAAGCACATCGAAGAGTGGGCCGTTCGCGAGCAGCCCGCGATCGTCCATTTCAACTGCGGCATTCACGACACGAAGAAATTCAAGAGCACTGGCAAGTTTCAGGTTTCTCCGGAGCAATACGAAGCCAACTTGCGCGCGATTGTCGCGGCCATTCGCAAAGGAACCAAGGCCAAGGTATTCTTCGCGCTGACGACGCCGATTGTCGATGATCGCGCGGCGAAAACGCGGGCTGAGCGCGATTACGGTCTCCACAACGCCAGCACCGAGCAATACAACGAGATTGCCCAGCGGGTGATGAAGGAACTCGATGTGCCGGTCAACGATCTGCGTGCAGCACTCGGCACGCCCGCAGAGCAAGCTGCCAAGATTGTTGATGATGGTGTTCATCTAAACAAACAGGGTGTCGAGAAACTGGGCGCCGCAGTCGCCACTTTTGTCGCCCAGCACTTGCCGGCTGCCAAGTAA
- a CDS encoding 2-oxo acid dehydrogenase subunit E2, with protein sequence MAIEIKLPNLGEGVESGDVVEVLVNVGDTIAKDQGILEIETGKATMQVPSDAAGKVVKVHVTKGQTVKNGAVLLTLEGAAAGAAPTAAKPAAPAAAPPKAAPAPAQPAAPAAAKPAPAPVKPAPAPVRPAAAAPAEVAAPIATLAPTEEAPTETGDVAAGPAVRRFAREVGVDLSRVTGTGEGGRISREDVLAVVRSQSQGAIIGGKASPDTTARDAYGPIHTEKMTKIRKVIAAQMHLSWTTCPRVTNFDDADITELEKIRVSSKEDYARKGIKLTALPFVMKAVAMSLKSHPAVNASLDMENEQIIYKNYVNIGIAVDTERGLVVPSLRGPDQMSIPDIARALGTISDNMRDGKINPAELKGSTFTISNLGAIGGTYSTPIINVPEVAILLLGRSRKMPVVVNDEVKIRLMMPLSLSYDHRLVDGATAARFLNDIIDYLKSPSRLLLAP encoded by the coding sequence ATGGCCATTGAAATCAAACTGCCGAACCTGGGCGAAGGTGTGGAATCGGGCGATGTTGTCGAAGTGCTGGTGAATGTTGGCGACACTATTGCCAAGGATCAGGGAATTCTCGAAATCGAAACCGGCAAAGCGACCATGCAGGTTCCCAGCGATGCCGCGGGCAAGGTCGTCAAGGTGCATGTCACCAAGGGACAAACCGTTAAGAACGGCGCCGTCCTCCTTACACTCGAAGGTGCTGCGGCTGGTGCGGCCCCCACTGCTGCCAAACCGGCCGCCCCTGCTGCCGCTCCGCCCAAGGCTGCGCCGGCTCCAGCACAGCCAGCGGCTCCTGCCGCTGCTAAGCCCGCACCTGCTCCCGTAAAACCAGCCCCAGCACCAGTGAGGCCAGCTGCAGCTGCCCCGGCGGAGGTTGCGGCACCTATTGCCACGCTCGCGCCGACGGAAGAAGCGCCGACGGAAACCGGCGATGTTGCTGCCGGCCCTGCTGTTCGCCGCTTTGCTCGCGAAGTGGGCGTAGATTTGTCGCGCGTCACAGGCACGGGCGAAGGCGGACGCATTTCGCGTGAGGACGTCCTCGCTGTTGTTCGTTCGCAAAGCCAAGGGGCGATCATCGGCGGCAAAGCCAGCCCCGATACTACGGCTCGCGATGCCTACGGCCCGATCCATACCGAAAAGATGACCAAGATCCGCAAGGTCATCGCCGCGCAGATGCACCTGTCGTGGACCACTTGCCCACGCGTTACCAACTTCGACGATGCCGATATTACTGAACTCGAAAAAATTCGCGTCAGTAGCAAAGAAGATTACGCCCGTAAAGGAATCAAACTCACGGCGCTACCATTTGTGATGAAGGCCGTGGCGATGAGTCTCAAGTCGCATCCAGCCGTGAATGCTTCGCTCGACATGGAAAACGAGCAGATTATTTACAAGAATTACGTGAACATCGGTATCGCGGTCGACACCGAGCGCGGCCTCGTGGTGCCCAGCTTGCGTGGCCCCGACCAGATGTCGATTCCGGATATCGCCCGAGCCCTCGGCACCATCAGCGACAACATGCGGGACGGCAAGATTAACCCGGCCGAGTTGAAGGGAAGCACCTTCACCATCAGCAACCTTGGGGCGATCGGCGGCACCTACAGCACGCCCATCATCAATGTGCCCGAAGTGGCGATCCTGCTCTTGGGGCGCTCGCGCAAGATGCCGGTCGTCGTCAACGACGAAGTGAAGATTCGCCTGATGATGCCGCTGAGCCTCTCGTACGATCACCGCCTGGTCGATGGCGCGACTGCGGCTCGCTTCCTCAACGACATTATCGACTATCTCAAGAGCCCCAGCCGCCTGCTGCTGGCTCCGTAG
- the aceE gene encoding pyruvate dehydrogenase (acetyl-transferring), homodimeric type, with protein MSDVQDIPVDEAAASTFNPVQDVDPAETREWLDSLNYVLQSKGPERIKYLLNALEERAREQGVELPVDMNTPYINTIPPKAQPRYPGNRELERRIKSIIRWNAMAMVVRANKNFDGVGGHISTFASSATLYEVAFNHFFRGRGSDGYSGDQIYFQGHASPGMYSRAFLEGRLSEENLDHFRRELRETPGLSSYPHPWLMPEFWEFPTVSMGLGPIMAIYQARFNYYLQDRGIRPMNGRKVWAFLGDGECDEPESLGAITLAGREKLENLIFVINCNLQRLDGPVRGNGKIIQELEALFRGAGWNVIKVVWGDDWDALLEKDETGLLAKRMAEVVDGQYQKYVVMPGSYIREHFFGKYPELLKLVENYSDEKLAKLRRGGHDPEKVYAAYKAATESNGKPTVILAKTIKGYGLGEAGEGRNVAHNNKKLNEAELLEFRTRFGIPISDAEVTKTPFYKPPHDSAEMKYLRERREALGGSMPSRPKVAPLIETPRLSDPGFKEFLVGTGDKEASTTMAFVALLRKLCRDKQIGKYVVPIVPDESRTFGMEGMFNEIGIYSHVGQLYEPVDSGILAKYKEATDGQILEEGITEAGSISSFCAAGTAYASHGVNMIPFYIYYSMFGFQRVGDSIWAAQDMRAKGFLLGGTAGRTTLNGEGLQHQDGHSLLNAIAFPNVRAFDPAYNYEIATIILDGMRRLYQDGETAIYYLMVGNENYVHAPMPEGCEDGIIRGMYKFRTKEAGGKLKVNLFGSGAIFRHVLAAQDLLAEKYGISSNVWSVTSYTQLRRDAHMCERWNMLHPGEPRRTSYVEELLKEEKGSLFVAASDYVRALQEQIAQWVPGDYYALGTDGMGRSETREALRRHFEVDAQCITLATLYKLGLRGDLDKSVAAQAVIDLGINPEKIDPYFA; from the coding sequence ATGTCGGACGTACAAGACATTCCTGTCGACGAGGCCGCCGCTAGCACCTTTAACCCAGTTCAGGATGTCGATCCGGCCGAAACGCGAGAGTGGCTCGATTCGTTGAACTACGTCCTGCAAAGCAAAGGACCGGAACGAATCAAGTATCTGCTCAACGCTCTCGAAGAGCGGGCTCGCGAGCAGGGTGTCGAATTGCCGGTCGACATGAACACCCCCTACATCAACACCATTCCGCCGAAGGCTCAGCCACGCTATCCCGGCAATCGCGAACTCGAACGCCGCATTAAGAGCATCATTCGCTGGAATGCGATGGCGATGGTCGTGCGAGCCAACAAGAACTTTGATGGCGTCGGCGGTCATATCTCGACGTTCGCCTCGAGCGCCACCTTATACGAAGTGGCTTTCAATCACTTCTTCCGCGGCCGCGGCAGCGATGGTTACAGCGGCGACCAGATTTATTTCCAAGGGCACGCTTCGCCCGGTATGTATTCGCGGGCCTTCCTGGAAGGTCGCTTGAGTGAAGAGAATCTCGACCACTTCCGCCGTGAGTTGCGCGAGACTCCTGGCCTGTCGTCGTATCCACATCCTTGGTTGATGCCCGAGTTCTGGGAATTCCCCACGGTCTCGATGGGTCTCGGCCCGATCATGGCCATCTATCAGGCCCGTTTCAATTACTATCTGCAAGACCGCGGCATTCGCCCGATGAACGGCCGCAAGGTCTGGGCATTCCTTGGCGACGGCGAATGCGACGAGCCCGAATCGCTGGGTGCCATCACGCTGGCGGGCCGCGAAAAGCTCGAGAACCTGATCTTCGTCATCAATTGCAACTTGCAACGGCTCGATGGTCCGGTGCGCGGCAACGGCAAGATCATTCAGGAACTCGAAGCGCTCTTCCGCGGTGCGGGCTGGAACGTGATTAAGGTCGTCTGGGGCGACGATTGGGACGCGCTGTTGGAAAAAGACGAAACCGGCCTGCTCGCCAAGCGCATGGCCGAAGTGGTCGACGGTCAGTATCAAAAGTACGTCGTCATGCCCGGCTCGTACATTCGCGAGCACTTCTTCGGCAAGTATCCCGAACTGCTCAAGCTGGTTGAAAACTACTCGGACGAAAAGCTGGCCAAGCTGCGGCGCGGCGGTCACGATCCCGAGAAGGTCTACGCGGCTTACAAGGCAGCCACTGAATCGAACGGCAAGCCTACGGTCATTCTAGCCAAGACGATTAAGGGCTACGGGCTGGGCGAGGCGGGCGAAGGGCGCAATGTCGCTCACAACAACAAGAAACTCAACGAAGCCGAACTGCTCGAATTCCGCACGCGATTTGGCATTCCCATTTCGGATGCCGAAGTCACCAAGACACCGTTCTATAAGCCGCCGCACGACTCGGCCGAAATGAAGTACCTGCGCGAACGCCGCGAAGCCCTCGGTGGTTCCATGCCCAGCCGGCCGAAGGTCGCGCCCCTGATTGAAACGCCTCGCCTGTCCGATCCGGGCTTCAAGGAATTCCTCGTCGGCACTGGCGATAAGGAAGCTTCAACAACGATGGCGTTCGTCGCGCTGCTCCGCAAACTTTGCCGCGATAAGCAAATCGGCAAGTACGTGGTGCCGATCGTGCCCGATGAATCGCGCACCTTCGGCATGGAAGGTATGTTCAACGAAATCGGCATCTACTCGCACGTCGGACAGTTGTACGAGCCCGTCGATTCGGGCATTCTCGCCAAGTACAAAGAGGCGACGGACGGCCAGATTCTCGAGGAAGGAATCACCGAAGCCGGTTCGATCTCCAGCTTCTGCGCGGCCGGAACGGCGTACGCTTCGCACGGCGTGAACATGATTCCGTTCTATATCTATTACTCGATGTTCGGCTTCCAGCGCGTCGGCGACTCGATCTGGGCCGCGCAGGACATGCGAGCCAAGGGATTCCTCCTCGGTGGTACTGCTGGACGAACGACGCTCAACGGCGAAGGACTGCAGCATCAAGACGGCCATAGTTTGCTGAATGCAATCGCGTTCCCGAATGTGCGCGCTTTCGATCCAGCCTACAACTATGAAATCGCCACCATCATCCTCGACGGCATGCGACGGTTGTATCAGGATGGCGAGACCGCCATCTACTATTTGATGGTCGGCAACGAGAACTATGTTCACGCGCCCATGCCCGAAGGTTGCGAAGACGGCATCATTCGCGGCATGTACAAGTTCCGCACGAAGGAAGCTGGCGGCAAGTTGAAGGTGAACTTGTTCGGCAGCGGAGCGATCTTCCGCCACGTGCTCGCCGCACAGGATTTGCTCGCCGAGAAGTACGGCATTAGCAGCAATGTTTGGAGTGTAACCAGCTACACGCAGTTGCGGCGCGATGCCCACATGTGCGAACGCTGGAACATGCTCCACCCGGGCGAACCACGGCGGACTTCTTACGTCGAAGAACTGCTTAAGGAAGAAAAGGGAAGTCTGTTCGTCGCAGCGTCGGACTACGTTCGCGCCTTGCAAGAACAGATCGCCCAATGGGTGCCAGGCGACTACTATGCTCTCGGCACCGACGGCATGGGGCGCAGCGAAACCCGCGAAGCCCTGCGTCGTCACTTCGAGGTCGATGCCCAGTGCATCACCCTCGCCACGCTTTACAAGTTGGGGCTTCGCGGCGATCTCGATAAGAGCGTCGCCGCCCAAGCCGTGATAGACCTGGGGATCAATCCCGAAAAGATCGATCCATACTTTGCCTAG